In Gigantopelta aegis isolate Gae_Host chromosome 14, Gae_host_genome, whole genome shotgun sequence, the following proteins share a genomic window:
- the LOC121388194 gene encoding mannose-binding protein A-like, giving the protein MAGECPVEDGYVLILHLNLCFKVYNASQRWISSRNLCRKENSWLVILDTEEKHKAVKEYIETNFDTSRYRIGLGDRKVEGVFLWQNGNNVSFTKWKPGSPNNDMTTEDCVILVVSDNWWNDINCAWQHNYICEHSV; this is encoded by the exons ATGGCAG GTGAGTGTCCAGTTGAAGACGGGTACGTACTGATTCTACATCTAAACTTGTGCTTCAAGGTGTACAACGCAAGTCAAAGGTGGATCAGTTCACGTAACCTTTGCAGAAAGGAAAATTCCTGGTTGGTTATCTTGGACACGGAAGAAAAACATAAAGCCGTCAAAGAATACATCGAAACAAATTtcg ATACGTCGAGGTATCGGATTGGCTTGGGTGATAGAAAAGTGGAAGGCGTGTTTCTCTGGCAGAATGGAAACAATGTCAGCTTCACAAAATGGAAACCAGGCAGTCCGAACAATGATATGACTACAGAAGATTGTGTTATCTTAGTTGTAAGTGACAACTGGTGGAACGACATTAACTGCGCATGGCAACATAATTACATATGCGAACATTCAGTCTGA